A genomic region of Fodinisporobacter ferrooxydans contains the following coding sequences:
- the hepT gene encoding type VII toxin-antitoxin system HepT family RNase toxin — MNDVVLNKSQIIERCIRRIQEEYEGTFDNLLNYTKQDSIILNIQRACEAAIDLAMYVVALKKIGVPQHSRDAFDLLYKDNLIDKQMRDALSAMVGFRNIAVHNYQEVEIEIIQKIIEHHLADIVAFKSKIVSLS; from the coding sequence ATGAATGATGTGGTGCTAAATAAGTCGCAGATTATTGAACGGTGCATTCGGAGGATACAGGAAGAGTACGAGGGAACATTCGATAATTTACTAAACTACACAAAACAGGATTCTATTATTTTGAATATTCAAAGAGCTTGCGAAGCAGCGATTGATCTGGCAATGTATGTTGTGGCCCTGAAGAAAATTGGCGTTCCACAGCATAGCAGAGATGCTTTTGATCTTTTGTATAAAGACAATTTGATTGACAAACAAATGCGGGATGCCTTGTCTGCCATGGTCGGTTTTCGCAATATTGCAGTACATAATTATCAGGAAGTAGAGATCGAAATTATTCAAAAAATTATTGAACATCATCTTGCGGATATTGTCGCGTTTAAGTCCAAAATAGTATCGCTTTCATGA
- a CDS encoding CDGSH iron-sulfur domain-containing protein — MADVTIKVNDNGSLRISGNVELVDAEGNRFEVKESFSLCRCGLSQNKPFCDGSHKGKFESAPRAGQQK; from the coding sequence ATGGCTGACGTAACAATTAAAGTGAATGATAATGGTTCTCTCCGTATTTCAGGAAACGTGGAACTTGTGGATGCAGAGGGCAATCGTTTTGAAGTCAAAGAATCCTTCTCCCTTTGCCGCTGCGGATTATCCCAAAACAAACCATTCTGTGACGGCTCTCACAAAGGAAAATTTGAAAGTGCACCACGGGCCGGCCAACAAAAATAA
- a CDS encoding 2-oxoacid:ferredoxin oxidoreductase subunit beta, whose product MATVKDFKGDSSTWCPGCGDYSVMAALQKAAVNLGLEPHEIVTVTGIGCSSKISEYMRTYGFHTLHGRSLPVAQGAKMANPNLKVIAAGGDGDGYGIGLGHFNHAVRRNIDITYLVMDNQIYGLTKGQTSPRSNHGFVTKTTQKGNKEYPVDPLSTAISNGCTFVAQAFSGDVKGLTEIIEKALEHKGFSLVNIFSPCVTFNKINTYDFFREHLVKVDEPFHTREEAIQIIKQQQGLLTGILFVEEREDFQEQLGIDWNMLAVKEGSMDEGQLRSFETLFK is encoded by the coding sequence ATGGCGACCGTCAAAGATTTTAAAGGGGATAGTTCGACTTGGTGTCCAGGCTGCGGAGATTACAGTGTCATGGCGGCTTTGCAGAAAGCCGCAGTCAATCTGGGCTTGGAGCCACATGAAATAGTGACTGTCACTGGAATCGGCTGTTCCAGTAAAATTTCCGAGTATATGAGGACGTATGGATTTCATACGTTGCATGGACGATCGTTGCCGGTGGCACAAGGAGCAAAGATGGCCAATCCAAACCTGAAAGTCATCGCTGCCGGTGGTGACGGCGATGGGTACGGAATTGGACTCGGGCATTTTAATCATGCGGTCAGACGAAATATCGATATCACATATCTCGTCATGGATAACCAAATTTACGGATTGACAAAAGGGCAGACATCGCCTCGCAGCAATCACGGATTTGTAACGAAAACCACGCAGAAAGGGAATAAGGAATACCCTGTAGATCCGCTTTCTACGGCGATTTCCAATGGCTGTACATTTGTGGCGCAGGCGTTTTCCGGCGATGTCAAAGGCCTGACAGAGATCATTGAAAAAGCGTTGGAACATAAAGGATTCTCCCTTGTGAACATTTTCAGCCCATGTGTTACGTTCAACAAAATCAACACATATGACTTTTTCCGGGAGCACCTGGTGAAAGTGGATGAGCCTTTTCATACACGTGAAGAAGCGATTCAGATAATCAAACAACAGCAAGGGCTGCTTACCGGGATTTTATTTGTCGAGGAACGGGAAGATTTTCAAGAACAATTGGGAATCGATTGGAATATGCTTGCTGTCAAGGAAGGATCGATGGATGAGGGGCAACTCCGCTCATTTGAGACATTATTTAAGTAG
- a CDS encoding MFS transporter, which yields MTRIQMHSIVKRLILIRGLRSIGQGAMVVDLSLYLKDLHWSGALIGGVTSAAGLFGAALILFVGILSDKLGRKPFLLIYEGMTMLSSMIASMTTQGIILILAIVIAGFGRGQSGAAGPFSPAEQAWLARYVERSNRGQIFSLNNGVGFLGMAIGSVLGGIPGYIHTANPLEAYRPVFLMVTVLSFFCILLLSLIHEQSIGSAVGQSSHGRDFRDKSHSVQRSEENGKNIVKEQDPDETNIRRQENKAIFKLAFINTLNGLAVGLTGPMMAYWFSIRYHVGTEAIGVTLSISFFLTAVSSYFSGILAQRFGMVKSVTWMRIIGSACMLALPWMPTFTIASFLFVIRNAINRGTQGNRSALSASLTRDQRRGFASSINALSMRLPSSVGPTLTGYMFDVGQLNLPLILTAALQLVNAGIYQRVFGEYDKKK from the coding sequence ATGACACGAATACAAATGCATTCAATTGTAAAACGGCTGATTCTCATCCGCGGATTGCGCAGCATTGGCCAAGGGGCAATGGTAGTGGATCTTTCTCTCTACTTAAAAGACCTGCATTGGAGTGGCGCCTTGATTGGCGGCGTTACATCGGCTGCCGGATTATTTGGAGCAGCGCTTATTTTATTTGTAGGCATTTTAAGCGACAAACTGGGCAGAAAACCATTTTTGTTAATTTATGAAGGCATGACGATGTTGTCGTCAATGATTGCCAGCATGACAACACAAGGAATCATCCTGATTCTGGCGATTGTGATTGCAGGATTCGGGCGTGGACAAAGCGGCGCGGCGGGACCCTTTTCCCCGGCGGAACAAGCATGGCTGGCACGTTATGTAGAACGGTCCAATCGCGGCCAGATATTCAGTTTGAACAACGGCGTGGGATTTCTCGGCATGGCAATCGGCTCGGTGCTGGGCGGGATACCGGGTTACATCCATACAGCGAATCCGCTTGAAGCGTATCGCCCGGTATTTTTAATGGTCACAGTTCTTTCGTTTTTTTGCATCCTGCTTCTTTCTTTGATTCATGAACAATCGATTGGATCAGCAGTTGGACAATCAAGCCATGGCAGGGACTTTCGAGACAAATCACACAGTGTACAACGAAGCGAGGAGAATGGGAAGAACATAGTCAAAGAACAGGATCCGGATGAAACAAACATCCGCCGCCAAGAAAATAAGGCAATTTTTAAACTTGCTTTCATCAATACGTTGAATGGCCTTGCTGTTGGGCTTACAGGTCCCATGATGGCATACTGGTTCAGCATTCGCTATCATGTGGGGACGGAAGCGATTGGCGTCACGCTTTCCATCAGTTTTTTTTTGACAGCCGTTTCGTCCTATTTTAGCGGCATCCTGGCACAACGGTTTGGCATGGTGAAATCAGTGACGTGGATGCGAATTATCGGCTCTGCATGTATGCTGGCGTTGCCGTGGATGCCTACGTTCACAATTGCCTCCTTTCTTTTTGTCATTCGCAATGCAATTAATCGCGGCACACAAGGAAACCGCTCGGCATTAAGCGCAAGTCTCACCCGCGATCAGCGAAGGGGATTTGCTTCAAGCATCAATGCGTTGTCAATGCGCTTGCCGTCTTCCGTAGGACCGACGTTGACCGGATATATGTTCGACGTAGGGCAGCTAAATTTGCCATTAATCCTTACGGCTGCTCTGCAACTTGTAAATGCAGGAATTTATCAACGGGTGTTTGGCGAGTATGATAAAAAGAAATAA
- the mntA gene encoding type VII toxin-antitoxin system MntA family adenylyltransferase antitoxin — MHISDAQLQLIIQTLRESASARLIFLFGSVCRDTFRPDSDIDIAFLSDRTLASYEVWLVAQKLADELKRDVDLISLSSASTVLKAQIVGEGEAIFSASPNLLAEFSIRVLKDYALLNEERKEILANIRKEGKIYE; from the coding sequence TTGCATATTTCCGATGCGCAACTGCAATTGATCATTCAGACATTGAGAGAATCTGCTTCCGCGCGGTTGATTTTTCTATTTGGCTCTGTCTGCAGAGATACCTTTCGACCGGATAGCGATATTGATATTGCATTCTTGTCGGACCGAACGCTTGCGAGTTATGAGGTCTGGCTTGTCGCTCAGAAGTTGGCAGATGAATTGAAAAGGGATGTTGATCTCATTTCTTTGTCATCTGCTTCGACAGTCCTGAAAGCGCAGATTGTGGGAGAAGGAGAAGCAATTTTCAGTGCGAGCCCAAATTTGCTTGCAGAGTTTTCAATCCGTGTGCTGAAGGACTATGCATTATTAAATGAAGAAAGAAAAGAGATACTGGCGAATATTCGGAAGGAGGGGAAAATTTATGAATGA